Proteins from a genomic interval of Quercus robur chromosome 9, dhQueRobu3.1, whole genome shotgun sequence:
- the LOC126700046 gene encoding uncharacterized protein LOC126700046 isoform X1, translated as MASKKFIITWGVLFILMFLFASKVASTTELDNPNVKGLPTPATPNPGVHIPGSFGSPDAKSLPPPATLNPRVHIPGRFPDVKGLPTPATPNPRVHIPRSFASPDAKGLLPSATPNPGVHIPKRFPGLPTPATPNPEVHIPGSFASPDAKGLPPPATPNPGVHIPGSFASPGTRT; from the exons ATGGCCTCTAAGAAGTTCATCATCACTTGGGGAGTTctcttcattttgatgtttcTGTTTGCCTCAAAAGTGGCATCCACAACCGAGCTTGACAATCCAA ATGTGAAAGGCTTGCCTACTCCGGCAACACCAAATCCTGGGGTCCATATACCCGGAAGCTTTGGAAGTCCAG ATGCTAAAAGCCTACCTCCTCCAGCTACACTAAACCCTAGGGTCCATATACCCGGAAGGTTTCCAG aTGTGAAAGGCTTGCCTACTCCGGCAACACCAAATCCTAGGGTCCATATACCTAGAAGCTTTGCAAGTCCAG ATGCTAAAGGCCTACTTCCTTCCGCTACACCAAATCCTGGGGTCCATATACCCAAAAGGTTTCCAG GCTTGCCTACTCCGGCAACACCAAATCCTGAGGTCCATATACCCGGAAGCTTTGCAAGTCCAG ATGCTAAAGGCCTGCCTCCTCCAGCAACACCGAATCCTGGGGTCCATATACCCGGAAGCTTTGCAAGCCCGGGTACTCGAACTTGA
- the LOC126700046 gene encoding uncharacterized protein LOC126700046 isoform X2 yields MASKKFIITWGVLFILMFLFASKVASTTELDNPNVKGLPTPATPNPGVHIPGSFGSPDAKSLPPPATLNPRVHIPGRFPDVKGLPTPATPNPRVHIPRSFASPDAKGLLPSATPNPGVHIPKRFPGLPTPATPNPEVHIPGSFASPDAKGLPPPATPNPGVHIPGSFAGPGTRT; encoded by the exons ATGGCCTCTAAGAAGTTCATCATCACTTGGGGAGTTctcttcattttgatgtttcTGTTTGCCTCAAAAGTGGCATCCACAACCGAGCTTGACAATCCAA ATGTGAAAGGCTTGCCTACTCCGGCAACACCAAATCCTGGGGTCCATATACCCGGAAGCTTTGGAAGTCCAG ATGCTAAAAGCCTACCTCCTCCAGCTACACTAAACCCTAGGGTCCATATACCCGGAAGGTTTCCAG aTGTGAAAGGCTTGCCTACTCCGGCAACACCAAATCCTAGGGTCCATATACCTAGAAGCTTTGCAAGTCCAG ATGCTAAAGGCCTACTTCCTTCCGCTACACCAAATCCTGGGGTCCATATACCCAAAAGGTTTCCAG GCTTGCCTACTCCGGCAACACCAAATCCTGAGGTCCATATACCCGGAAGCTTTGCAAGTCCAG ATGCTAAAGGCCTGCCTCCTCCAGCAACACCTAATCCTGGGGTCCATATACCCGGAAGCTTTGCAGGCCCGGGTACTCGAACTTGA